The [Eubacterium] eligens ATCC 27750 genome segment AAAAGGAAGATATGTGTCAAAAGTCTTAAAGGAGAAATATTATTGGCAGATTCGTATAGTAAGCATGTTGCAGAGCTTGAAAAATATGGATTTGTGCAGTCAAGCAAGGGTGTGCTTATTAATATGAAATATATTAAGAGCATTGATGAAGATAACGATGTATTTGTGATGTATAATAATGAGCGCGTTCCTATAAGCAGGCGCAGGAAGAAAGATGTCATAGAAGAATACAGAAAATTCATGTTTGATAATAACAGGTAGGAAACAGGTATGATGGATATAATCAATATAGTGCTTACATGTGTATTCCTGTGTGTAATGAATACAGGTGTAATATTTATTATGGACAAGATAAGGAAGCTGACGGGAGATAATATAATACATGTGATTAAGATGGTTCTGTTAGTGGGTGCAGGGGCAGCAGTCTATATAATGACATATTATGGAATTAATCCATGGGTGATAATGGAACTAATGATTATCATTGCCATTCTGATTGTACAGTATATAGAACAGATAACAATTAAGGTAATACTGGAAATATCACTGATAAATTGTATCGGAATAGCCATATTATCTGCTAATCAGGCTGATATAATAGCAATATGTATAGTATATCTGGTTGTGGAATTATATATGTTTGTAGTCTATCTGTCTGCAGTAATTATAAAATACAGGGAATTGGATAATCTGGAAATGATGTTCATACAGATATGCGTAAGTTCAGTGCTGGCGGGATTATTCTTTGGAACAGGCATATATGACACATATAATTATGGGGTAGAGACCGCTGGAATATTAATTGTGACAGTTTTAACATTTGAAATAATCGGACATTGGATGCAGGACTTTTTTAACAGGACAGAGGAGATTAATAAAAGGATAGAATATGCTAACGAACAGTTTGAGGTTGAACGTGTCCAGAAAATGTATGAAGAAAGCAGAAAGTTAAGACACGACCTTAAGCAGTGCCTGACTTCTGCAATTGGTTATATGGATGACAACAATTATGATAAGGCAGAAGATTTCTTAAAGAATATTATGAGTGAGAAAATCAATTCATATGCTTATAGAAAATACTGTGATAATAGAACGCTCAACTATATTCTTAATGATAAGAATGATAAATGTGAAAAGCAGAATATAGCATTTACATGTATGGTACTTGGTCAGGTTGGACTGATTGATGATATAGATATGTGTATTCTTGCCGGAAATGTAATTGATAATGCCATTGAGGCAGCAGCAAAATGCAGTGATCCGTATGTCAATGTTGAGATAACAAGCAGAGGTGGAATATTTATGGATGTGGAAAATCCTGTTAAAGAAACATTTCTTAACAGAAAGAATCCGTTCCTGACTACTAAGCTTGATAAGAATAATCATGGAATTGGTACGAAGAGCATAAGGGATATTGTTGCCAAATATAATGGGGAAATCAGGTATGAGGAAAAGGAAGGAAAGGTAACATGTCATATATTCCTTTCGACCAAATATGTTAAGAAAGATAAAGAATAATTACCACTTGTGTCAAAAAACGACCGCTTGTGCATATGCTATTGAAAACAAGTGAATAGGGAATTACATTAAGACTGTACATTGATGGATGTACAGTCTTTTTAGTATAAGGAGAAGATATGAAGAAGAAAATAAAGAGTGCAGTAATAAGTATAGTTGTTATAGCAGTATTATTATTGGCAATTCTAATTGGTGTTAAGAATGGTACACTAGATAAGCTGACAAAAGAAATGCCGACACTTGCAACAAATCAGGCAGAGACAGAAAAGGCAACGGTAAATGCGAGAAATAATTCTACAGAAAGTAAACCTTATGATGGAATCGAGGTTGCTGAATATGGAGAAGAGTTTGTAATACGTAGAAAAATAGATGGCCGTAAGTACGACGAAAATGATAGAACTACATATAATATATATCATGTAAAAGTTAATGATTGCAAGATATCGAGACAGTGTGATTTTGATATTAACAGGTTGGATTTTGGATTGGATAATAAGAAAAAAAGTTTGGATGAAAACAATAATTTTATATCAGATTTTTATTATGCAACAGTAGAATTGGAGATAACAAAGGATATTGATGATAATGATGTGATGGATTATATGAATGTTTTTCAGACGACTTGGTCTATATTAAAATTGAATAGCGATGGAACAACACAGTCATTTAAAACTAGTGCATGTGTTGGCTCTGATGCGGAAACTAATCAAATTGGAAAAACAAATTTTAGCTTTGAAAAAGGAGAAACAAGAACATTAACATTATATTATATATTGTCGGATGAAGAAGTCGAAAATGATAAACTTGTTATAAGTTTTAGCCTTAAAAATTCACCATTTATAGGTCCATTAGCAATCGTACATGAACCATAAGCAAATTAAATAAGTTTTTTAAAACAAGATAATTACCACTTGTGCAAAAAAACGACCGCTTGTGCATGGGCTATTGAAATTGATAAATATAAAAGATACATTGAAGCAGACAGGTACTTATGTATCTGATTAAAATCTAAGGAGGATTTCTTTATGGATTTAAAGAAACTAACAGGAAAGCTGACAACAATAGTTGCAGCAGGAGCAATGGTAATGTCAATTGGTGGTGGTGTAGTGTGGGCTAATAATTGCAAAGATGAGTATGCCCATATGTCATTTGATGAATCTGCGGGGGAGTATCTGGATTATACGTCTAGTAGATTGAAAGAAGATACATCATGTGGATATATCAAAGGTATAGAATCATCGAACGGATATTCTTTTAATGCAACACTTGTTGGGGTGGATGAAACGGGATATTGTGAAGATTTTGAATTGATTGATTATGATGTTAATCCAGGAGATGAGATATGGATGTATAACTATGTCAAAGAAAATGGATATAATTATGCTGCAGTAAAGTGTGAGAGTAATACAGGGGATGATTACTCAGTTGGATTTTTATGGAGTCCAGATAGTGTCTAAAGTTTAATTAAATTATTTATTAGAAAGAAGATTGTATATCATAATATATATACAATCTTTTTTCTAAAAGGGAGCAGATATGAAGAAAAAAATAAAGAGTGCAGTAATAAGTATAGCAGTTATAGCAGTATTATTATTGTCAATTCTAATAGGGGTTAAGAATGGTACGCTAGATAAGCTGACAAAAGAAATGCCGACACTTGAAACAAAACAGGAAGAGACAAAGAAGTCAGCAGAAAATGAGTCTCAAAAAAATGAAAGCAGTAACTCTGTGAGAATAAGAAATTCTAGCAGAAGAGATATAGCAAATGTTGGTCAGCAGTTTGAATTAAGAAATAATGACGTAAAATATACATATGATGAGAATAATCGAGAAACTTATAATGTATTTTATATAACTGTTAAGAGCGTCAATATTTCTAGACAATGCGACTTTGATATTAATAGAATTGATTTCGGATTGAGTACAAAAAGAGATAGTATGGATAATAATGATAATTTTATATCGGATTACTATTATATGACGGTTGAATTGGAAGTAACCAAGGATATTAATGACAATGAAATGTTTGCAGATGATTATAATAATTTACAAACATTATGGACTAGTGTTAAGGTTAATAAGGACGGTACATATAATAAAATTAAGGATTATGAAAATGTAGGGTCAAGTTCAGACAATACTCATGGAAATGTACATTTTGAAAAGGGTGAAACTAAAACAATAACATTATACTATCTTATAACAGATGAAGAATTTGAGAATGAAACATTAGCAATAGATTTTCATTATTATGGGTCACCATGCAAAGGAACATTAGCAATCGTACATGAACCAGAAGAAAATTAAATCAGCTAATCTTTTTAGTAAATAATTACCACTTGTGTCAAAAAACGACCGCTTGTGCATATGTTCTTGAAAAGAAGTGAATAGGGAATTACATTAAGACTGTATGTTGATGAAATTCAATGTACAGTCTTTCTAGTATAAGGAGAAGATATGAACAAGAAAATAAAAAGTGCAGTAATAAGTATAGCAGTTATAGCAGTATTATTATTGGCAATTCTAATAGGGGTTAAGAATGGTACGCTAGATAAGTTGACGAAAGAAATGCCGACACTTGCAACAAGTCAGACAGAAACGGAGAAGTCAGCAGAAAACGAGTCTGAAAAAAATGAAAGCAGTAGCAACTCTGCTAGGGTAAGAAATTCTAGAAAAAGAGATATAGTAAATATAGGACAGGAGTTTGAATTAATAGATTGGGATATAAGGTATGGATATGATGAAAATAATAGAGATACATATAATGTTTTCAATGTAACCGTAAAGTCAGTAGATATATCAAGAGAATGTGATTTTGATATAAAAAGGATTGATTATGGTTTGACAAATAAAAAAGACAGCATGGATGATAATAATAATTTCATATCAGACTATTATTATGTAACTGTGAAATTAAATGTTAACAAAGATATTAATGATCATGATGTACCGCCTGATGGAGAAATAAGTATGTTCCAGACAATGTGGTATATAGGAAAGATAGATAGCAATGGAACATTACAGCGTATCAGTAATAGCGGAGCTGTTGGTTCAGATGTACCGGATAAGCATGGAAATGTATATTTTGAAAAAGGGGAAACTAAAGCAATAACATTGTATTTTCTAATAACTGATGAAGAATTTGAAAATGAAACATTAGCAATAGATTTTCATATTTATGGGTCACCGGATAAAGGAACATTAGCAATCGTACATGAACCAGAGACAAATTAGATAGGGCATTTTCATGAAATATTTACCACTTGTGTCAAAAAACGACCGCTTGTGCATGGACTATTGAAATTGATAAATATAAAAGATACATTGAAGCAGACAGGTACTTATGTATCTGATTAAAATCTAAGGAGGATTTCTTTATGGATTTAAAGAAACTAACAGGAAAGCTGACAACAATAGTTGCAGCAGGAGCAATGGTAATGTCAATTGGTGGTGGTGTAGTGTGGGCTAATAATTGCACAGATACTGAAGTTAGAATGTCATTTAATGAGGCAGAGGGAGAGTATCTACATTATACAAGTGGTAGAATGAAACAAGATACATCTTGTGGATATATAAAAGGAGAATCTTCTTCTAATGGGTATTCATTTAATGCATCACTTGTTGGTTCTGATAGATATAGTAATTATTATGAAGATTTTGATTTGATTGATTATGATGTTTTTCCAAGTGATGAGATATGGATGTACAATTATGTAAAAGAAAATGGATATAGTTATGCAGCTGTTAAATGTGAGAGTAATACAGGAAGTGAGTATTCAGTAAAATTTTTATGGAGTCCAGATAGTGTATAAAATCTGATTAAATTGTTTGTAAAAAAGAGATTGTATATCAGATAATAATATACAATCTCTTGATTAAAAAGGGAAAAAATGAAGAAGAAAATAAAAAGTGCAGTAATTAGTATAGGCATTATATCAGTATTGTTGTTGTCAATTCTAATAGGTGTTAAGAATGGAACAATAGATAAGCTGACAAAAGAAATGCCGACACTTGAAACAAAACAGGAACAGACAAATATACAAAATGAAAATCAAAACAATACAGGTAATGATTCTGCAAGAGAAGAAAACTTAAGTAAAAGAGATGTGGCGTATATAGGTCAGCAGTTTGAATTGAGGGATGATGATATAAGATATAAATATGATGAAAATAATCGGAAAACATATAATGTATTTTATATATCTGTTAGAACCGTTAATATTTCCAGAGAATGTAATTTTGATGTGAATAGAATAAGATTTGGACTAGACGATAAGAAAGATAGTATTGATGCAGATTATAATTTTATATCAGATTATTACTATGCAATGATAGAGTTAGAGGTTACTAAAGATATTAATGATAATGATATAATATTAGATAATGATAATGAATTCCATACATTATGGTATTCTGTAAAACTGAATGAAGATGGTACATATAATAAAATTGAAAATTATGAAAATGTTGGGATAAGTTCAGACAATACTCATGGAAATGTTCATCTTGAAAAGGGTGAAACAAAAACAATAACATTATACTATCTTATAACAGATGAAGAATTTGAGAATGAAATATTAGCAATAGATTTTTATATTGAGGGGTCACCATGCAAAGGAACATTAGCAATCATACATGAACCAGGAGGAGAAAATGAATAAATTAATTAAAATAGAATTGGAAAGAGCATTTAAGAATAAGATGCTTATAATATCTGTAGTAATAGGATTAGTTATTGTTGGATTTAATATATGGAACGAGATTATTCCTGCAAGAAAAACATTAGATAAACTGCTTGAGATGGGGAAATACAGCGGTATACAGCTTCCGGGACTGTATATGAAGTGGATGGGAGTAAGACCGGGGTCTTATGTATTTCTTTATTACTTTATTATGCCGTTGTTGACAGCATTGCCATATTCTATAAGCATATTGATGGATGTGAAGAAGCATTATGTTAATAATATATTTACAAGAATTGATAAAAAGAAGTATTACAAAGCAAAGCTTTTTGCCCAGTTTATAGTAGGCGGTTTTGTGGCAAGCTTTCCGCTTGTTATATCATTTGTTGTGACAGCTATGATTTTGCCGGCTTTTAAGCCTGAATCGGTTAGTTCACAGTTTAATTTTTCAAAACTGTCAGTTTTTGGAGATTTATTTTTTAAAGCACCGTTTGCAATGGCTGTTATAGTATTTTTATTTGCATTTGTGGGATTTGGACTTATTAACTGTATTGCATACATATTTGCAGACCTTGTAAATAACAGGTTTATGGTCGCACTTACACCATTCATGATGTATTTCTTTTATTATATTGTTTGTTCATCTATTGGAAGAGACGGTCCTATGGAATATCTGACAGCATCAAAACTTCGTTATTCTGAACTGAAATTTATGATAATTGATATGGTGATGTTAATAGTGCTGATAACAGTATCGTATTTTGTACGAAGCAGAAGAAAGGATGCAATCTGATATGAAGAAGAAAATATTAATAATAGCGTTAGTATGTATATTGGCGGGAGTGGCAGCGTTCTATATAGTTAAAGTCAATAAGATGTATCCACAGGGAAGTGTCACTGAATATGAGATTAATGAACAGGTTGAACTTAGCGGATATTCGGCTTGTGTTAACAGCTATAAGGTCATGTCAATTGATGATTTTATGAATGAGTATGGAATTGATAAACGAAAAGACAGAAGTGATACACAGGATGAAATATACGTTATGGTTGCGCAATGTACTTTAGATATAACGGGAGAGATGAAAGGATTTCCTTATGCAGATATCAGACTGGCATCGGGAGCTTTCTCACAGGGAATATCTAATGATTATATAAGAGATATTAACAAAGATGTTAATTTTTCTAAGTTTGAGCAGGGGACAAGCATTACTGTAGATGTACCTTTCCTTATCCACAGCATATCATTTCCTCACAGCATAAATGCTGATAAGCTGAACAAAGAAGAATGGCAGTTGTATTTCTCAGTAACTCCGGGTAAGTATGTGAGAATGGGTAAATAATATGTGGAATGAATTGAGAAGAAGATATGTTAACAGGGAAATGTTGTTCTGGCTTGCGGGAGCAGTTATTTCACAGGAAGTTCTGCTTACGGTTTTCTTAAGAACTTTACAGAGAAATGTGTCGGGAACACCGTGTGTATTAGATGTATTGACCTGTATGTCACAGAATTATGTGTTTCCGCTGATGATGATTATAGCAGCTGTCTGTAATCAGAGAATGATGAAATGCGACAGAGATCCAATGATAATTCTGAAATACAGTTCGAGAGCAGGAATATATCTGTGGCAGAGTATCTGTACGATAGTGTATTCGGCAGTGTTGTCATTAATATATGAACTGGCTGCAATTGCATATGCATCAACTAAGTTTGATGTGTTTTTTAACTGGAACAGTTATTCAAGTTATAAATTAATGAATCTGGATGTATTGCCGGCAGGTGAGGTAACAAGCATACAGGTAATGTTTGTTTACTGGATATTAATGGCTTTGATGATTGCGATAACATGTTTTATAGGAATTATATTTGAAATAATATTTTCGTCAGATGTTATATCAGGTGTGGCTGTTATTATATTTGCAGGAGTAGATATATTTATACCGCTTACCTACCATAAGCTGATTATATTCGGGGCTGCATGGTATAGTTCCGGAGAGTGCGCCAGAAAGCTTGGCATAGCTGCTTTAATTATGGCTGTTCTGATTATTGCAGGTCTTATTCTTCAAAGAAAGCGTGAGTATTATGAATATAAAAAAGAAGATGAGTAACAAAAGTATAAGAGGCGTTATATGGCATGATATTGCAAGAGGTTTCTATGCTGACAGATTCAGATATTTAATCGCTGTTCTTATGCTTGCCGGAGTGCTGATAATATTAGGAAATCATGAATTCGGAATGATGGATACGATATTCTTTATTCAGGGCGGTTATGATCCTGTTCTTATTATTAAGGAGGGAAAGATTGTATTTCCTTTTGTATGGATGCTGATTCAGTTTCTTGTTCCATTCATGATATACAGTTATTGCAATGATGACTGTGAAGGCGTAGGAATTGATTTTCTTATGAAATGCAGAAGCAGAAGGTTGTGGTGGAACAGTAAATGTCTGTGGAACTGCCTGACTGTGCTTTCTGTATATGCAATTCAGTATGCAACAGCATTTGTATATGGATTATGCAATGGAAACCTGAGTATGAAGATTAATTATGAGCTTTTTGAAAAGATTAGTAATAAATCTGTTCCGGATAATGCGGCAAACGTGTGGATTATAGTGTATATGCTTGTAATGCCGGTTGTTGTTTCTTTGGTAACAGCACTGGTTCAGATGACAATCTCCATGTTTACGAATCCGATGATTGGCATGCTCGCAGTTATGGCATGGAATGTTATGTCAGTATTTATAAACAATCCGCTTATGATAGGAAATAATTCGATGGTGGTAAGAAGCAGTGTGTATAATGCACAGAGAATACAGGTATGGCAGTCAGCTGCGGTATGCATTGTTGTGTATATTGTCGTGTATGTGGTTGGAATGATTGGATTTAATAAAAAAGATATTCTTGTGAGGGAGGATTAAAACATGTATATTAAAATAACAGATGTTAATAAAACGATTAAGAAAGCACCAATATTAAGGGATATCAATCTGGAATTTACAGGTGGAAAAGTATATGGATTAAGAGGAAAGAATGGTTCAGGAAAGACTATGCTTATGCGTGCAATATGCGGGCTTATTACTCCGGATTCGGGAATAATTGATATTAATGGAAAGATACTTGGAAAAGATATCTCATTTCCGGAAAGTATAGGCGTGTTAATTGAGAATCCTGCATTTATAGGTAATTATACAGGATTTAAGAATCTTAAGGTGCTGGCATCTATTCAGAACAGAATTGGTGATGAACAGATAAGAAAGGCACTTGAAGATATCGGACTTGATCCGGATGACAAGAGAACTTACAGAAAGTATTCTCTGGGAATGAAGCAGAAGTTAGGAATTGCGGCAGCAGTTATGGAAAATCCTGATATTATTATTCTTGACGAGCCGATTAATGCACTTGATGATGTCAGTGTTGAGAAGGTTCATGATATATTAGAAGAACAGAAGAAAAGAGGAGCGGTAATAATTATTGCATGCCACGATAAGGAAGAACTTGACCAGCTATCTGATGAGATTATAGAGATATCAGATGGCAGAATTATCAATAAAACCTGTTAGTAGTATCATTACATAGTACTGGCGTAATGTTACAAAAATGTAATGTTCCGTAATATTGAACAAACGACACCGGATTAGTTAAGTGGTAAAACATAATTAATCTATATGAAAGGAATTAATTATTATGGAAACAATACTTAAGATTGATAACATTGAAAAGTATTATGGAAACAAATCAAGTCTTACCAAAGCGATTGACAATATTTCGTTTGAGGTTGGAAAGGGAGAATTCGTTTCTATAATGGGAGCGAGCGGTTCAGGAAAGACGACGCTTCTTAACTGTATATCAACACTTGATAAGGTGACTACAGGTAAGATATATGTCGGAGACAACGAAATTACACAGTTAAAGGGCAATAAGCTTAACAAGTTCAGAAGAGAGGAGTTAGGCTTTATCTTTCAGGACTTTAATCTTCTTGATACTTTAACAGCATTTGAAAATATTGCACTGGCGCTTTCTATACAGAATGTTCCGTCAAGGGAGATTGAATTAAGAGTAAGACAGACTGCAAGAGAGCTAGGTATTGAAGATGTATTAAACAAATATCCTTATCAGATGTCAGGCGGACAGAAGCAGAGGGTAGCAAGTGCAAGAGCCATTATTACGAACCCAAAGCTTATTCTTGCTGATGAGCCGACAGGAGCGCTTGACTCAAGGTCATCAAGGATGTTACTTGAGAGCTTTAATTTTCTTAATACTGAGCTTTCGGCAACAATTCTTATGGTAACCCACGACGCATTTACTGCAAGCTACGCAGGCAGAGTGATATTTATCAAGGACGGTAAAATCTTCAATGAGATACGCAGAGGCGAATCTACAAGAAAAGAATTTTTTGATAAAATCATTGATGTTGTGACATTGTTAGGAGGCGACCTTAATAATGCTCTTTAAGATATCTTTAAAGAACATCAGGAAGAGTTTAAAGGATTATACCGTCTATTTCTTCACTCTTATTCTTGGTGTTGCAATATTTTATGTGTTTAATGCAATTGACAGCCAGAGCGTTATGCTTGATGTAAGAGCAAATGTGATGGATATTATCAAGCTGATGAATGACATTCTTTCAGGAGTAAGCGTATTCGTATCGTGCATACTTGGATTTCTGATTATATATGCAAGCCGTTTTCTTATTAAAAGACGTAATAAGGAGTTTGGCATATATCTTACACTTGGAATGAGCAAGAGAAAGATTTCAGTGATTCTTTTCTTTGAGACACTGCTTATTGGCATTGTTTCACTTGTGGCAGGGCTTGTTATTGGCACAATCCTTTCACAGTTTATGAGCGTGATTGTTGCTAATATGTTTGATGCTGATATGACTAAGTTTAAATTCATATTCTCAATGAAGGCATGCGTCAAGACTTTAATATATTTTGCAATTATGTATGTGTTAGTTATGATATTTAACACATTCAGTATCAGCAGATGTAAGCTTATTGATCTTCTCAATGCAGGTAAGAAAACTGAGAAGGTTACCATGAAGAACCCGGTTGTCTGCACAATAGTATTCGTCATAGGTGTTGGTATTCTTTCTTATGCATACTGGATGGTTACAAGGGGTGTTAAGTCAATAAATATCATTAATAAAATAGGTATTCCTATTGCACTTGGATGTGTTGCAACATTTTTAATATTCTGGTCAGTCTCAGGCTTTATGATAAGAATATTCACAAGTATTAAGAGTGTGTATTATAAAGGTGTGAACAGCTTTGTGTTAAGGCAGTTCTGCAGCAAGATTAACACTACTGTATTCTCGACAACTGTTATATGTATCATGCTTTTTATTACAATAAGCGTGCTTTCTGCAGCACTTTCAATGAAGGATTCGCTTTCAAAGGATCTGGACAGTATGTGTCCTGTTGATGTACAGCTTGCAAAATATTCATATGATGCGATGAGCGAGGCATATGCCACATCACAGAATATGAATGAAAAAGACAGGGAAATGCTGGAAGATTCCAAATTAAGTATAATAGAAACGCTTAATAACAGTGGATTTGATGCACAGAAGTATTTTAAGGATGTTGTAGAATATAATATATACAACACCGGATTGACAGTTAAAGATACAATAGGGGATATTAATACAGATGATTATCAGTTTATGGCAGATACTATTATGCCGGTAATGACTATTGGCGATTATAATTCTGTTGCAAGACTGTATGGTAATAGTACGTATGAACTTAATGACGATGAATATATTATAGTGGCAGATTATAAGAACATGGTTATGATAAGGAATCAGGCATTAAAGAAAGGAATTACATTATCTGTCAATGGAAAAGAGTATAAACCAAGATATAGTGAATGCATGGATGGTTTTGTACAGATTGGTGTTCAGAATATGAATGATGGGATTCTTGTTGTGCCTGATAATGCGGTAAAACCACAGCAGGTACGTAATATGGGACTTAGTGCTGACTATAGGGCAGACACTAAGGAAGAAAGATATTTTATTGAAACACAGTTAGACAATTTAATGAAAAATATATCATTTAAGAAGAGCTTCATTAGCTGGAATTCCAGAATTGACCTGGCTGAAAGCAGTGTCGG includes the following:
- a CDS encoding sensor histidine kinase; amino-acid sequence: MMDIINIVLTCVFLCVMNTGVIFIMDKIRKLTGDNIIHVIKMVLLVGAGAAVYIMTYYGINPWVIMELMIIIAILIVQYIEQITIKVILEISLINCIGIAILSANQADIIAICIVYLVVELYMFVVYLSAVIIKYRELDNLEMMFIQICVSSVLAGLFFGTGIYDTYNYGVETAGILIVTVLTFEIIGHWMQDFFNRTEEINKRIEYANEQFEVERVQKMYEESRKLRHDLKQCLTSAIGYMDDNNYDKAEDFLKNIMSEKINSYAYRKYCDNRTLNYILNDKNDKCEKQNIAFTCMVLGQVGLIDDIDMCILAGNVIDNAIEAAAKCSDPYVNVEITSRGGIFMDVENPVKETFLNRKNPFLTTKLDKNNHGIGTKSIRDIVAKYNGEIRYEEKEGKVTCHIFLSTKYVKKDKE
- a CDS encoding ABC transporter ATP-binding protein; translation: METILKIDNIEKYYGNKSSLTKAIDNISFEVGKGEFVSIMGASGSGKTTLLNCISTLDKVTTGKIYVGDNEITQLKGNKLNKFRREELGFIFQDFNLLDTLTAFENIALALSIQNVPSREIELRVRQTARELGIEDVLNKYPYQMSGGQKQRVASARAIITNPKLILADEPTGALDSRSSRMLLESFNFLNTELSATILMVTHDAFTASYAGRVIFIKDGKIFNEIRRGESTRKEFFDKIIDVVTLLGGDLNNAL
- a CDS encoding ABC transporter permease: MNKLIKIELERAFKNKMLIISVVIGLVIVGFNIWNEIIPARKTLDKLLEMGKYSGIQLPGLYMKWMGVRPGSYVFLYYFIMPLLTALPYSISILMDVKKHYVNNIFTRIDKKKYYKAKLFAQFIVGGFVASFPLVISFVVTAMILPAFKPESVSSQFNFSKLSVFGDLFFKAPFAMAVIVFLFAFVGFGLINCIAYIFADLVNNRFMVALTPFMMYFFYYIVCSSIGRDGPMEYLTASKLRYSELKFMIIDMVMLIVLITVSYFVRSRRKDAI
- a CDS encoding FtsX-like permease family protein — protein: MLFKISLKNIRKSLKDYTVYFFTLILGVAIFYVFNAIDSQSVMLDVRANVMDIIKLMNDILSGVSVFVSCILGFLIIYASRFLIKRRNKEFGIYLTLGMSKRKISVILFFETLLIGIVSLVAGLVIGTILSQFMSVIVANMFDADMTKFKFIFSMKACVKTLIYFAIMYVLVMIFNTFSISRCKLIDLLNAGKKTEKVTMKNPVVCTIVFVIGVGILSYAYWMVTRGVKSINIINKIGIPIALGCVATFLIFWSVSGFMIRIFTSIKSVYYKGVNSFVLRQFCSKINTTVFSTTVICIMLFITISVLSAALSMKDSLSKDLDSMCPVDVQLAKYSYDAMSEAYATSQNMNEKDREMLEDSKLSIIETLNNSGFDAQKYFKDVVEYNIYNTGLTVKDTIGDINTDDYQFMADTIMPVMTIGDYNSVARLYGNSTYELNDDEYIIVADYKNMVMIRNQALKKGITLSVNGKEYKPRYSECMDGFVQIGVQNMNDGILVVPDNAVKPQQVRNMGLSADYRADTKEERYFIETQLDNLMKNISFKKSFISWNSRIDLAESSVGLGALVTFIALYLGIIFLISSAAILALRELSDSADNKERYGMLRKLGVDERMIDMALFKQIGIFFAFPLILALIHSVFGIKFINIILATMGMSSMAASIGLTLAFVAVIYGGYFLITYLCSRSIIRPVR
- a CDS encoding ATP-binding cassette domain-containing protein — its product is MYIKITDVNKTIKKAPILRDINLEFTGGKVYGLRGKNGSGKTMLMRAICGLITPDSGIIDINGKILGKDISFPESIGVLIENPAFIGNYTGFKNLKVLASIQNRIGDEQIRKALEDIGLDPDDKRTYRKYSLGMKQKLGIAAAVMENPDIIILDEPINALDDVSVEKVHDILEEQKKRGAVIIIACHDKEELDQLSDEIIEISDGRIINKTC